Proteins co-encoded in one Prunus persica cultivar Lovell chromosome G6, Prunus_persica_NCBIv2, whole genome shotgun sequence genomic window:
- the LOC18772878 gene encoding carbamoyl-phosphate synthase small chain, chloroplastic isoform X2 has protein sequence MAITVAINLALINPSTLFHPKSPNPSKLRAFTLRCSSATSTAVPEIPWKTSDARLVLEDGSIWRAKSFGASGTQVGEVVFNTSLTGYQEILTDPSYAGQFVLMTNPHIGNTGVNFDDQESRQCFLAGLVVRSLSISTSNWRCAETLGDYLAERNIMGIYDIDTRVITRRLRQDGSLIGVLSTERTKTDEELLEMSRSWDIVGVDLISGVSCKAPHDWVDKTNTEWEFNSSKRGGEAFRVIAYDFGIKHNILKRLASYGCKITVVPSTWPASETLKMKPDGVLFSNGPGDPSAVPYAVETVKEIIGKVPAFGICMGHQLLGLALGGKTFKMKFGHHGGNHPVRNLCSGHVEISAQNHNYAVDSSSLPEGVEVTHVNLNDGSCAGLAYPAQNIMSIQYHPEASPGPHDSDYAFREFIQLMKKVKVNSRVMAALSFI, from the exons ATGGCCATAACAGTAGCTATCAACTTAGCTCTAATAAATCCATCGACTTTATTTCATCCCAAGTCTCCGAACCCTTCAAAGCTCAGAGCTTTCACTCTCAGATGCTCCTCCGCCACCTCAACCGCGGTCCCTG AAATACCTTGGAAGACTTCAGATGCTAGACTTGTGCTTGAAGATGGTTCAATCTGGAGAGCAAAGTCGTTTGGTGCTTCAGGGACCCAAGTTGGTGAAGTTGTATTCAATACATCCTTGACCGG GTATCAAGAAATTCTTACAGACCCTAGTTATGCTGGCCAATTTGTTCTCATGACAAATCCACATATTGGAAATACTGGTGTAAATTTTG ATGATCAAGAATCAAGGCAATGTTTCCTTGCTGGTCTAGTGGTTAGAAGTTTAAGTATCAG TACTTCAAATTGGAGATGTGCAGAAACACTTGGTGATTATTTAGCAGAAAGGAATATCATGGGAATTT ATGATATTGACACACGTGTTATCACCCGAAGATTAAGGCAAGATGGAAGCCTTATTGGTGTTTTGAGCACAGAAAGGACAAAAACAGATGAAGAACTATTGGAAATGTCTCGTTCATGGGACATTGTTG GGGTTGATTTAATAAGTGGTGTGTCATGTAAGGCCCCTCATGATTGGGTTGATAAAACAAATACAGAGTGGGAATTTAACTCCAGTAAAAGAGGTGGAGAGGCATTCCGT GTTATAGCATATGATTTTGGAATCAAGCATAATATACTCAAGCGCTTGGCTTCCTATGGTTGTAAAATTACTGTTGTGCCTTCAACATGGCCCGCATCAGAGACTCTTAAGATGAAACCAGATGGGGTCCTTTTCAGCAATGGCCCTGGAGACCCATCTGCTGTTCCTTATGCTGTTGAAACAGTTAAGGAGATCATTGGAAAGGTTCCTGCTTTTGGAATCTGCATGGGTCATCAGTTGCTTGGCTTGGCATTAGGTGGTAAAACTTTTAAAATGAAGTTTGGCCACCATGGAGGAAATCATCCAGTCCGTAATCTTTGTAGCGGACATGTTGAGATAAGCGCTCAG AATCACAATTATGCAGTTGACTCTTCATCACTTCCAGAGGGTGTAGAAGTAACTCATGTCAATCTTAACGATGGAAGCTGTGCTGGTCTTGCCTATCCTGCACAAAACATCATGTCTATTCAGTACCACCCTGAAGCATCTCCAGGACCCCATGATTCGGACTATG CTTTTAGGGAATTCATACAGCTGATGAAGAAAGTGAAAGTAAATTCACGAGTGATGGCTGCACTGAGCTTTATTTGA
- the LOC109950006 gene encoding G-type lectin S-receptor-like serine/threonine-protein kinase LECRK3, with amino-acid sequence MLAGRVLGGAVGTMVENSCQRVMFFVVPNLEYLMGMTMKDQRLETLVRTTLVLENGNVAFTAQLLLLSSLFLQPILVLSQTNGSIAVGAYLTATAEGNSSSSWLSPSGDFAFGFRPLGNNDLFLLSIWYAKIPNRTIVWYANNNPVGAPAAPLGSTVNLTAHSGLVLTRPRGEELWKSENIVGVVANGVFNDTGNFVLEDDSSKKLWESFKNPTDTILPGQIIEREGNLASRQSETNYSNGRFQLQLQPDGNLLLNSVNFTTGSTNRPYYVSATTKGTVPGSEGKQLVFNDSGYIYVLRENGGKFALGNTRVSAMAYYTRATLNFDGVFAQYVHPKTFSGNASWEPLWSLPENICLDIDADKGPGVCGLNSICTFSPADKRPKCECPRGFSLHDPNDLYGICEPDFGKNCEEEKYDVQELTNTDWRTSEYNRSEEFTADNCRESCIQDCLCGVAIYSNRTCWKKELPLSYGRADNSLHATAYIKFRKDNSTLPVPPSPSPDDKKNKQTTFLGVRPVISATALVVCLVLIAAAFSLGLYFTFQKKQVRIMQSGLNINLRPFSYQELQEATNGFTEELGRGTFGVVYKGIIQNGSQVQVAVKKLRCVKQDGDEEFKAEVNVIGKTHHKNLVRLLGYCDEGQQRLLVYELLSNGTLASFLFADVKPSWGQRIKIAFGIAKGLEYLHEECSTPIIHCDIKPQNILLDDNCTARIADFGLAKLLMMNQSHTHTAIRGTKGYVAPEWFRNMPITTKVDVYSFGVVLLEIICCRRSVDVENNCEGKAILTNWVYDCYQEGKIDAVLDHETEALHDKKNLEKSVMVAIWCIQEDPSLRPTMRKVVQMLEGVVEVHAPPCPSSYTSSA; translated from the exons ATGTTAGCGGGTCGTGTTCTTGGTGGTGCCGTTGGAACTATGGTGGAAAATTCGTGTCAGCGGGTCATGTTCTTTGTCGTGCCCAACTTAGAGTACCTGATGGGCATGACCATGAAAGATCAGAGACTAGAAACTTTAGTTAGAA CCACATTGGTGTTAGAAAATGGAAATGTGGCTTTTACTGCACAGCTGCTTCTGCTGTCCTCATTGTTTCTACAACCAATTCTAGTGCTTTCCCAAACTAATGGTAGCATAGCAGTTGGTGCTTATCTTACTGCAACTGCAGAAGGAAACTCCTCCTCATCATGGCTTTCTCCATCAGGTGATTTTGCCTTTGGATTTCGGCCACTTGGAAACAATGATCTTTTCTTGCTTTCAATATGGTATGCCAAAATACCGAACAGAACCATAGTTTGGTATGCAAATAATAACCCTGTAGGTGCACCTGCTGCACCTCTGGGATCAACTGTGAATTTGACTGCTCACAGTGGACTAGTGCTCACACGTCCTCGAGGCGAAGAGTTATGGAAATCTGAAAACATAGTTGGTGTTGTTGCCAATGGGGTTTTCAATGATACCGGCAACTTTGTTCTTGAAGATGACAGTTCAAAGAAGTTGTGGGAGTCTTTCAAGAATCCTACTGATACTATATTGCCTGGACAGATAattgaaagagaaggaaacCTTGCTTCTCGACAATCGGAGACTAACTATTCCAACGGACGGTTCCAGCTACAGTTGCAGCCAGACGGGAACCTGCTGCTCAACTCCGTAAACTTCACAACGGGGTCTACTAACAGACCGTACTATGTAAGCGCCACTACCAAGGGGACAGTGCCAGGAAGTGAAGGTAAACAGTTGGTTTTTAATGACTCAGGCTACATATATGTCCTGAGAGAGAATGGTGGAAAATTCGCATTGGGAAATACTAGGGTCTCAGCAATGGCCTATTATACTAGAGCAACTCTTAACTTTGATGGGGTTTTTGCTCAGTATGTTCACCCAAAGACTTTTTCTGGCAATGCAAGCTGGGAACCTCTTTGGTCACTGCCAGAAAATATTTGCCTGGATATTGATGCTGATAAAGGTCCTGGGGTTTGTGGACTCAATAGTATCTGCACATTCAGTCCAGCAGATAAGAGGCCAAAATGTGAATGCCCAAGAGGGTTCTCTTTGCATGATCCAAATGACCTATACGGAATCTGCGAACCCGATTTCGGAAAAAActgtgaagaagaaaaatatgatgttcaggagCTAACAAATACTGATTGGCGAACCTCAGAGTATAATCGTTCAGAGGAATTTACTGCAGACAATTGCAGAGAGTCCTGCATTCAAGATTGTTTATGTGGTGTTGCTATTTACAGCAATCGAACCTGTTGGAAAAAGGAGTTGCCCCTCTCATATGGGAGAGCGGATAACAGTCTACATGCAACGGCCTACATCAAATTCAGGAAGGACAATTCAACTCTACCAGTCCCTCCATCGCCAAGTCCAGATGATAAGAAGAATAAGCAGACCACTTTCTTGGGTGTACGACCGGTGATTTCGGCTACCGCTCTCGTGGTTTGTCTTGTTCTAATTGCTGCTGCATTTTCTCTTGGACTATACTTCACTTTTCAGAAGAAACAGGTCAGGATTATGCAAAGTGGTTTGAACATAAATTTGCGTCCTTTTAGTTACCAAGAGCTTCAGGAAGCTACAAATGGATTCACGGAAGAATTAGGAAGGGGTACTTTTGGGGTAGTTTACAAAGGAATAATACAAAATGGTTCTCAAGTCCAAGTGGCAGTGAAGAAGCTACGCTGCGTGAAACAAGATGGTGATGAGGAATTCAAGGCAGAAGTGAATGTAATTGGGAAGACACATCACAAGAATCTGGTACGTCTGCTCGGATATTGTGACGAGGGACAACAACGTTTACTAGTATATGAACTCTTGAGCAATGGCACATTAGCAAGCTTCCTTTTTGCTGATGTGAAACCAAGTTGGGGGCAACGAATCAAAATTGCTTTTGGAATTGCCAAAGGACTTGAGTACTTGCATGAAGAGTGCAGCACCCCAATTATCCATTGCGATATAAAGCCTCAGAACATACTTCTGGACGATAATTGCACTGCCCGGATCGCTGATTTCGGATTGGCAAAGCTTTTGATGATGAATCAGAGCCACACTCATACTGCCATCCGAGGAACAAAAGGGTATGTTGCACCCGAGTGGTTTAGGAACATGCCAATCACTACCAAAGTTGATGTGTATAGCTTTGGTGTTGTACTACTAGAGATCATCTGCTGTAGGAGAAGCGTCGATGTGGAAAATAACTGCGAAGGGAAAGCGATTTTAACCAATTGGGTTTATGATTGCTaccaagaaggaaaaatagaTGCTGTTCTAGATCACGAAACTGAGGCTTTGCATGATAAAAAGAATCTGGAAAAGAGTGTGATGGTTGCTATTTGGTGCATCCAAGAAGACCCGTCTCTTCGGCCGACTATGAGGAAGGTTGTGCAGATGCTTGAAGGAGTAGTGGAAGTGCATGCTCCACCATGTCCTTCGTCATACACCAGTTCAGCCTGA
- the LOC18774665 gene encoding histone H3.2: MARTKQTARKSTGGKAPRKQLATKAARKSAPATGGVKKPHRFRPGTVALREIRKYQKSTELLIRKLPFQRLVREIAQDFKTDLRFQSSAVAALQEAAEAYLVGLFEDTNLCAIHAKRVTIMPKDIQLARRIRGERA, translated from the coding sequence ATGGCCCGTACCAAACAGACTGCTCGTAAGTCCACCGGAGGCAAGGCTCCACGCAAGCAGCTGGCCACAAAGGCTGCCCGGAAGTCAGCTCCGGCTACAGGAGGAGTGAAGAAGCCTCACCGTTTCAGGCCAGGGACTGTGGCCCTGAGGGAGATCAGAAAGTACCAGAAGAGCACTGAGCTCTTGATCCGCAAGCTTCCATTTCAGAGGCTTGTGAGGGAGATTGCTCAGGACTTCAAGACCGATCTCCGGTTCCAGAGCAGCGCTGTGGCGGCGCTGCAAGAGGCGGCGGAGGCCTACTTGGTGGGTCTGTTTGAGGACACCAATCTCTGTGCCATTCACGCTAAGAGGGTCACCATTATGCCCAAGGACATTCAGCTCGCTCGCAGGATCAGGGGCGAGAGGGCTTAG
- the LOC18773050 gene encoding IRK-interacting protein: MLLQPFKLSLSSKYSKAVLYHLEAIINQSLYQDFENCVFQKNGSPKLLDPQQARQAQFSSFVALRNLSWNEVLRKGTKYYCEEFSKFCDQKMSCIITTLNWTRPWPEQVLQAFFVATKCIWLLHLLAFSFNPPLGILRVEENRSFDPHYMEDMFMDRQRSHGSSRVKIMVMPGFYVQDKVLRCKVLCRYKSAGSIS, from the coding sequence ATGCTTCTCCAACCATTTAAATTGTCATTAAGTTCCAAGTACTCCAAGGCAGTTTTGTACCATTTGGAAGCCATCATAAACCAGTCACTCTACCAAGACTTTGAAAACTGTGTGTTTCAGAAGAATGGCTCACCAAAGCTTCTAGACCCTCAACAAGCTCGCCAAGCGCAGTTTTCATCATTTGTGGCGCTTAGAAATTTGAGCTGGAATGAAGTGTTAAGGAAGGGAACAAAGTATTACTGTGAGGAATTCAGTAAGTTTTGTGATCAGAAGATGAGTTGCATCATTACAACACTAAATTGGACTCGGCCATGGCCTGAGCAGGTTCTTCAAGCATTCTTTGTCGCTACCAAATGCATTTGGTTGCTTcatttgcttgcattttcattcaATCCACCACTAGGAATTTTGAGGGTCGAAGAGAATAGGAGCTTTGATCCACATTACATGGAAGACATGTTCATGGATAGACAAAGATCGCATGGTTCAAGCCGAGTTAAGATTATGGTAATGCCAGGGTTTTATGTTCAGGACAAGGTTTTAAGGTGTAAAGTTCTTTGCAGGTACAAGTCTGCTGGTTCAATAAGTtga
- the LOC18772878 gene encoding carbamoyl-phosphate synthase small chain, chloroplastic isoform X4 translates to MGILHVYTDDQESRQCFLAGLVVRSLSISTSNWRCAETLGDYLAERNIMGIYDIDTRVITRRLRQDGSLIGVLSTERTKTDEELLEMSRSWDIVGVDLISGVSCKAPHDWVDKTNTEWEFNSSKRGGEAFRVIAYDFGIKHNILKRLASYGCKITVVPSTWPASETLKMKPDGVLFSNGPGDPSAVPYAVETVKEIIGKVPAFGICMGHQLLGLALGGKTFKMKFGHHGGNHPVRNLCSGHVEISAQNHNYAVDSSSLPEGVEVTHVNLNDGSCAGLAYPAQNIMSIQYHPEASPGPHDSDYAFREFIQLMKKVKVNSRVMAALSFI, encoded by the exons ATGGGCATTCTACATGTTTACACAG ATGATCAAGAATCAAGGCAATGTTTCCTTGCTGGTCTAGTGGTTAGAAGTTTAAGTATCAG TACTTCAAATTGGAGATGTGCAGAAACACTTGGTGATTATTTAGCAGAAAGGAATATCATGGGAATTT ATGATATTGACACACGTGTTATCACCCGAAGATTAAGGCAAGATGGAAGCCTTATTGGTGTTTTGAGCACAGAAAGGACAAAAACAGATGAAGAACTATTGGAAATGTCTCGTTCATGGGACATTGTTG GGGTTGATTTAATAAGTGGTGTGTCATGTAAGGCCCCTCATGATTGGGTTGATAAAACAAATACAGAGTGGGAATTTAACTCCAGTAAAAGAGGTGGAGAGGCATTCCGT GTTATAGCATATGATTTTGGAATCAAGCATAATATACTCAAGCGCTTGGCTTCCTATGGTTGTAAAATTACTGTTGTGCCTTCAACATGGCCCGCATCAGAGACTCTTAAGATGAAACCAGATGGGGTCCTTTTCAGCAATGGCCCTGGAGACCCATCTGCTGTTCCTTATGCTGTTGAAACAGTTAAGGAGATCATTGGAAAGGTTCCTGCTTTTGGAATCTGCATGGGTCATCAGTTGCTTGGCTTGGCATTAGGTGGTAAAACTTTTAAAATGAAGTTTGGCCACCATGGAGGAAATCATCCAGTCCGTAATCTTTGTAGCGGACATGTTGAGATAAGCGCTCAG AATCACAATTATGCAGTTGACTCTTCATCACTTCCAGAGGGTGTAGAAGTAACTCATGTCAATCTTAACGATGGAAGCTGTGCTGGTCTTGCCTATCCTGCACAAAACATCATGTCTATTCAGTACCACCCTGAAGCATCTCCAGGACCCCATGATTCGGACTATG CTTTTAGGGAATTCATACAGCTGATGAAGAAAGTGAAAGTAAATTCACGAGTGATGGCTGCACTGAGCTTTATTTGA
- the LOC18772878 gene encoding carbamoyl-phosphate synthase small chain, chloroplastic isoform X1 produces the protein MAITVAINLALINPSTLFHPKSPNPSKLRAFTLRCSSATSTAVPDLAEIPWKTSDARLVLEDGSIWRAKSFGASGTQVGEVVFNTSLTGYQEILTDPSYAGQFVLMTNPHIGNTGVNFDDQESRQCFLAGLVVRSLSISTSNWRCAETLGDYLAERNIMGIYDIDTRVITRRLRQDGSLIGVLSTERTKTDEELLEMSRSWDIVGVDLISGVSCKAPHDWVDKTNTEWEFNSSKRGGEAFRVIAYDFGIKHNILKRLASYGCKITVVPSTWPASETLKMKPDGVLFSNGPGDPSAVPYAVETVKEIIGKVPAFGICMGHQLLGLALGGKTFKMKFGHHGGNHPVRNLCSGHVEISAQNHNYAVDSSSLPEGVEVTHVNLNDGSCAGLAYPAQNIMSIQYHPEASPGPHDSDYAFREFIQLMKKVKVNSRVMAALSFI, from the exons ATGGCCATAACAGTAGCTATCAACTTAGCTCTAATAAATCCATCGACTTTATTTCATCCCAAGTCTCCGAACCCTTCAAAGCTCAGAGCTTTCACTCTCAGATGCTCCTCCGCCACCTCAACCGCGGTCCCTG ATTTGGCAGAAATACCTTGGAAGACTTCAGATGCTAGACTTGTGCTTGAAGATGGTTCAATCTGGAGAGCAAAGTCGTTTGGTGCTTCAGGGACCCAAGTTGGTGAAGTTGTATTCAATACATCCTTGACCGG GTATCAAGAAATTCTTACAGACCCTAGTTATGCTGGCCAATTTGTTCTCATGACAAATCCACATATTGGAAATACTGGTGTAAATTTTG ATGATCAAGAATCAAGGCAATGTTTCCTTGCTGGTCTAGTGGTTAGAAGTTTAAGTATCAG TACTTCAAATTGGAGATGTGCAGAAACACTTGGTGATTATTTAGCAGAAAGGAATATCATGGGAATTT ATGATATTGACACACGTGTTATCACCCGAAGATTAAGGCAAGATGGAAGCCTTATTGGTGTTTTGAGCACAGAAAGGACAAAAACAGATGAAGAACTATTGGAAATGTCTCGTTCATGGGACATTGTTG GGGTTGATTTAATAAGTGGTGTGTCATGTAAGGCCCCTCATGATTGGGTTGATAAAACAAATACAGAGTGGGAATTTAACTCCAGTAAAAGAGGTGGAGAGGCATTCCGT GTTATAGCATATGATTTTGGAATCAAGCATAATATACTCAAGCGCTTGGCTTCCTATGGTTGTAAAATTACTGTTGTGCCTTCAACATGGCCCGCATCAGAGACTCTTAAGATGAAACCAGATGGGGTCCTTTTCAGCAATGGCCCTGGAGACCCATCTGCTGTTCCTTATGCTGTTGAAACAGTTAAGGAGATCATTGGAAAGGTTCCTGCTTTTGGAATCTGCATGGGTCATCAGTTGCTTGGCTTGGCATTAGGTGGTAAAACTTTTAAAATGAAGTTTGGCCACCATGGAGGAAATCATCCAGTCCGTAATCTTTGTAGCGGACATGTTGAGATAAGCGCTCAG AATCACAATTATGCAGTTGACTCTTCATCACTTCCAGAGGGTGTAGAAGTAACTCATGTCAATCTTAACGATGGAAGCTGTGCTGGTCTTGCCTATCCTGCACAAAACATCATGTCTATTCAGTACCACCCTGAAGCATCTCCAGGACCCCATGATTCGGACTATG CTTTTAGGGAATTCATACAGCTGATGAAGAAAGTGAAAGTAAATTCACGAGTGATGGCTGCACTGAGCTTTATTTGA
- the LOC18772878 gene encoding carbamoyl-phosphate synthase small chain, chloroplastic isoform X3: protein MAITVAINLALINPSTLFHPKSPNPSKLRAFTLRCSSATSTAVPDLAEIPWKTSDARLVLEDGSIWRAKSFGASGTQVGEVVFNTSLTGYQEILTDPSYAGQFVLMTNPHIGNTDDQESRQCFLAGLVVRSLSISTSNWRCAETLGDYLAERNIMGIYDIDTRVITRRLRQDGSLIGVLSTERTKTDEELLEMSRSWDIVGVDLISGVSCKAPHDWVDKTNTEWEFNSSKRGGEAFRVIAYDFGIKHNILKRLASYGCKITVVPSTWPASETLKMKPDGVLFSNGPGDPSAVPYAVETVKEIIGKVPAFGICMGHQLLGLALGGKTFKMKFGHHGGNHPVRNLCSGHVEISAQNHNYAVDSSSLPEGVEVTHVNLNDGSCAGLAYPAQNIMSIQYHPEASPGPHDSDYAFREFIQLMKKVKVNSRVMAALSFI from the exons ATGGCCATAACAGTAGCTATCAACTTAGCTCTAATAAATCCATCGACTTTATTTCATCCCAAGTCTCCGAACCCTTCAAAGCTCAGAGCTTTCACTCTCAGATGCTCCTCCGCCACCTCAACCGCGGTCCCTG ATTTGGCAGAAATACCTTGGAAGACTTCAGATGCTAGACTTGTGCTTGAAGATGGTTCAATCTGGAGAGCAAAGTCGTTTGGTGCTTCAGGGACCCAAGTTGGTGAAGTTGTATTCAATACATCCTTGACCGG GTATCAAGAAATTCTTACAGACCCTAGTTATGCTGGCCAATTTGTTCTCATGACAAATCCACATATTGGAAATACTG ATGATCAAGAATCAAGGCAATGTTTCCTTGCTGGTCTAGTGGTTAGAAGTTTAAGTATCAG TACTTCAAATTGGAGATGTGCAGAAACACTTGGTGATTATTTAGCAGAAAGGAATATCATGGGAATTT ATGATATTGACACACGTGTTATCACCCGAAGATTAAGGCAAGATGGAAGCCTTATTGGTGTTTTGAGCACAGAAAGGACAAAAACAGATGAAGAACTATTGGAAATGTCTCGTTCATGGGACATTGTTG GGGTTGATTTAATAAGTGGTGTGTCATGTAAGGCCCCTCATGATTGGGTTGATAAAACAAATACAGAGTGGGAATTTAACTCCAGTAAAAGAGGTGGAGAGGCATTCCGT GTTATAGCATATGATTTTGGAATCAAGCATAATATACTCAAGCGCTTGGCTTCCTATGGTTGTAAAATTACTGTTGTGCCTTCAACATGGCCCGCATCAGAGACTCTTAAGATGAAACCAGATGGGGTCCTTTTCAGCAATGGCCCTGGAGACCCATCTGCTGTTCCTTATGCTGTTGAAACAGTTAAGGAGATCATTGGAAAGGTTCCTGCTTTTGGAATCTGCATGGGTCATCAGTTGCTTGGCTTGGCATTAGGTGGTAAAACTTTTAAAATGAAGTTTGGCCACCATGGAGGAAATCATCCAGTCCGTAATCTTTGTAGCGGACATGTTGAGATAAGCGCTCAG AATCACAATTATGCAGTTGACTCTTCATCACTTCCAGAGGGTGTAGAAGTAACTCATGTCAATCTTAACGATGGAAGCTGTGCTGGTCTTGCCTATCCTGCACAAAACATCATGTCTATTCAGTACCACCCTGAAGCATCTCCAGGACCCCATGATTCGGACTATG CTTTTAGGGAATTCATACAGCTGATGAAGAAAGTGAAAGTAAATTCACGAGTGATGGCTGCACTGAGCTTTATTTGA